A window from Staphylococcus succinus encodes these proteins:
- the rplM gene encoding 50S ribosomal protein L13: MRQTFMANESNIERKWYVIDADGQTLGRLSSEVASILRGKNKVTFTPHVDSGDYVIIINASNIQFTGNKEQDKMYYRHSNHPGGIKSISAGELKATNPERLIENSIKGMLPSTRLGEKQGKKLFVYGGAEHPHAAQQPENYELRG, encoded by the coding sequence ATGCGTCAAACATTTATGGCAAATGAATCAAACATTGAGCGCAAATGGTATGTTATTGATGCTGACGGTCAAACACTTGGTCGTTTATCATCAGAAGTAGCATCTATTTTACGCGGTAAAAATAAAGTAACTTTTACACCACACGTTGATAGTGGTGATTATGTAATCATCATCAATGCTTCAAACATTCAGTTCACAGGTAATAAAGAGCAAGATAAAATGTATTACCGTCACTCAAACCATCCAGGTGGAATTAAATCAATTTCTGCTGGTGAGTTAAAAGCAACTAACCCAGAACGTTTAATTGAAAACTCAATTAAAGGTATGTTACCAAGTACTCGTTTAGGCGAAAAACAAGGTAAAAAATTATTTGTATATGGTGGCGCTGAACATCCACACGCTGCACAACAACCAGAAAACTACGAGTTACGTGGTTAA
- the rpsI gene encoding 30S ribosomal protein S9: MAQVEYRGTGRRKNSVARVRLVPGEGNITVNDRDVRSYLPFESLILDINQAFDVTETKGNYDVLVNVKGGGFTGQAQAIRHGISRALLEADPEYRGSLKRAGLLTRDPRMKERKKPGLKKARRSPQFSKR, encoded by the coding sequence TTGGCACAAGTTGAATATAGAGGTACAGGCCGTCGTAAAAACTCAGTAGCACGTGTACGTTTAGTACCAGGTGAAGGTAACATCACAGTTAATGACCGTGACGTACGTAGCTACTTACCATTTGAATCATTAATTTTAGATATAAACCAAGCATTCGATGTAACAGAAACTAAAGGTAACTATGATGTATTAGTTAACGTTAAAGGTGGCGGTTTCACTGGACAAGCTCAAGCTATCCGTCACGGTATTTCTCGTGCATTATTAGAAGCTGATCCTGAATACAGAGGTTCTTTAAAACGCGCTGGATTACTTACTCGTGACCCACGTATGAAAGAACGTAAAAAACCAGGTCTTAAAAAAGCACGTCGTTCACCACAATTCTCAAAACGTTAA
- a CDS encoding alpha/beta hydrolase → MKLHSKNILMRMVTIVTIATLTVMSLLLFVDANNDIKAAEKPEQQSVPTFYLHGHSGSEKSMRYLIQSAVNKGVTKNVIKAHVSADGNVTFEGDINANDPHPIVQIILEDNKNWDYEQNAVWLKNVITETNKHMEFNKFNMVAHSMGNLTLSYYMLNYGDDDSLPQLNKQVDTGAPLNGILGRDDKPNRVKLDENSKPDKMTDEYKELQQMKYNYPQQSVEVLNIYGDLLDGTHSDGKVTTQSSLSLKYLLDGYVKSYRTFKVEGEHGEHSALHDYNVVAEEVNAFLWNE, encoded by the coding sequence TTGAAACTACATAGCAAAAATATTTTAATGCGAATGGTCACAATCGTCACGATAGCAACGTTAACTGTAATGTCACTATTACTTTTTGTTGATGCAAATAACGATATTAAGGCTGCTGAAAAACCTGAGCAACAAAGTGTGCCGACATTTTATTTACATGGTCACAGTGGTTCTGAAAAATCTATGCGATACTTAATTCAATCTGCTGTTAACAAAGGTGTTACAAAAAATGTCATTAAAGCGCATGTTTCAGCTGATGGAAATGTAACATTTGAAGGAGATATAAATGCGAATGATCCACACCCGATTGTTCAAATTATATTAGAAGATAATAAAAATTGGGATTACGAGCAAAACGCTGTATGGTTAAAAAATGTCATAACTGAAACAAATAAGCATATGGAATTTAATAAGTTTAATATGGTGGCACATTCAATGGGGAATTTGACGTTAAGTTATTATATGCTTAATTACGGTGATGATGATTCATTACCACAACTTAACAAGCAAGTGGATACTGGTGCCCCGTTGAATGGCATATTAGGTAGAGACGATAAGCCGAATCGTGTTAAATTAGATGAAAATAGCAAGCCAGATAAAATGACTGATGAATATAAAGAGTTGCAACAAATGAAGTATAATTATCCTCAACAATCAGTGGAGGTATTAAATATCTACGGTGATCTATTAGATGGTACGCATTCAGATGGTAAGGTAACCACGCAATCTTCATTATCATTAAAGTATTTATTAGATGGTTATGTAAAATCATATAGAACGTTCAAAGTTGAAGGTGAACATGGAGAGCATAGCGCATTGCATGATTATAATGTAGTAGCAGAGGAAGTTAATGCATTCTTATGGAATGAATAA
- a CDS encoding NADP-dependent oxidoreductase gives MKTEQIVLAKRPEGVPSDDVFRYETTELNELKKDEIQVEALYISVDPYMRGRMDDSDSYIQPFQIDQPLSGHVVGKVLASNVEQFEKGDIVTGQLPWQKITNIPAKHVIKVSNQDIPLYLYLSVLGMTGQTAYHGLLKIGQPEAGETVVVSAASGAVGSVVGQIAKLKGAYVVGIAGGPEKTAYLTDELGFDVGIDYKDEQFSEQLANAVPKGVDVYFENVGGAIADEVMKHLNQFARIPVCGAISGYNDTTVDYGPRIQPTLIKAQALMKGFVVANYADDFSAASKQLAQWVQEDKIKTKTSVMDGFENIPNAFRNLFTGDNFGKQVVKVSDHT, from the coding sequence ATGAAAACAGAACAAATCGTGTTAGCCAAAAGACCAGAAGGTGTTCCTTCAGATGATGTATTTAGATATGAAACTACTGAACTAAATGAGCTCAAAAAAGATGAGATTCAAGTTGAAGCCCTGTACATTTCAGTTGATCCATACATGAGAGGTCGTATGGACGATAGTGATTCTTATATTCAACCATTCCAAATAGACCAACCACTGTCAGGTCATGTGGTTGGTAAAGTATTAGCATCCAATGTAGAGCAATTCGAAAAAGGTGATATTGTCACTGGACAATTACCATGGCAAAAAATAACTAATATACCAGCCAAACATGTTATTAAAGTATCAAATCAAGATATTCCTTTATATTTATATTTAAGTGTATTGGGAATGACTGGTCAAACAGCCTATCATGGATTACTGAAAATTGGGCAACCTGAAGCGGGAGAAACAGTAGTAGTCTCAGCTGCTTCAGGTGCAGTTGGATCTGTCGTAGGCCAAATTGCCAAGCTAAAAGGGGCATACGTAGTGGGTATAGCTGGAGGCCCTGAAAAAACAGCTTATTTAACTGATGAGTTAGGATTTGATGTGGGAATTGATTATAAAGATGAGCAGTTTTCTGAACAGCTTGCTAATGCGGTGCCCAAAGGAGTAGATGTCTATTTCGAAAATGTTGGTGGCGCCATTGCAGATGAAGTTATGAAACACTTAAATCAATTTGCGAGAATCCCTGTGTGTGGTGCTATATCTGGATATAATGATACAACAGTTGATTATGGCCCTAGAATACAACCAACTTTGATTAAAGCACAAGCACTAATGAAAGGATTTGTTGTAGCTAATTATGCCGATGATTTTTCAGCCGCAAGTAAACAATTAGCACAATGGGTTCAAGAAGATAAAATTAAAACAAAAACATCTGTAATGGATGGATTTGAAAATATCCCAAATGCTTTTAGAAATTTATTTACTGGTGATAATTTTGGTAAACAAGTAGTTAAAGTTTCAGATCATACCTAA
- a CDS encoding LLM class flavin-dependent oxidoreductase, which produces MKLSILDYVPIFEGQNAAQALNHTIELAQLAERLGFHRYWVAEHHQVFSVASSAPEMVMMSLLENTSTIHIGSGGVMLPHYSAYKVAEQFKIMEARHPGRVNLGTGHSPSFKNVNHALNEHKSKPVDYDTQISDLVHYFNDDTSDQTRFTDLYATPIINSKPIMYILGMSMKSATLAAQQGLSFVIALMGQSNDNVSNVIEHYRNLFKQLHHDKQPYVIISTFVITASTSEQLSSLERAFHLWLLRINYLDQPKSYPSIQYAEARDFSDRELLKVEKNKRRVISGMPAEIIKQLKAIRSSYEVDEIMIQPHIFGEENRKNMLDLIAREIDLTI; this is translated from the coding sequence GTGAAACTAAGTATTTTAGATTATGTCCCTATTTTCGAAGGCCAAAATGCAGCACAAGCTTTAAATCATACAATAGAATTAGCACAATTAGCAGAACGCTTAGGTTTCCATCGTTATTGGGTAGCTGAGCATCACCAAGTATTTTCAGTAGCATCAAGTGCCCCAGAAATGGTCATGATGTCACTGTTAGAAAATACTTCAACAATTCATATTGGTAGTGGTGGGGTTATGTTACCGCATTATAGTGCTTATAAAGTAGCTGAACAATTTAAAATAATGGAAGCTAGGCATCCTGGTAGAGTTAATTTAGGTACTGGACATTCCCCCAGTTTTAAAAACGTAAATCATGCATTAAATGAGCATAAATCTAAACCAGTCGATTACGATACACAAATCTCTGATTTAGTTCATTATTTCAATGATGACACTAGCGACCAAACACGTTTTACAGATTTGTATGCAACCCCCATCATAAACTCTAAACCTATAATGTATATTCTAGGTATGAGTATGAAGAGTGCTACATTAGCAGCTCAACAAGGATTATCTTTTGTCATTGCTTTAATGGGTCAAAGTAATGACAATGTCTCTAATGTCATCGAACATTACCGTAATTTATTTAAACAACTTCATCATGATAAACAGCCTTATGTCATCATTTCTACATTTGTCATTACCGCTTCAACAAGCGAACAATTATCTAGTTTAGAACGCGCATTTCATTTATGGCTATTGCGTATAAACTATTTAGATCAACCCAAATCTTATCCATCTATCCAATATGCCGAGGCTAGAGATTTTTCAGATAGAGAGCTATTAAAAGTAGAAAAAAATAAACGCCGTGTAATTAGTGGTATGCCTGCTGAAATCATTAAGCAATTAAAAGCTATACGTTCTTCTTATGAGGTAGATGAAATAATGATACAACCACATATATTCGGAGAAGAAAACAGAAAAAATATGTTGGATTTAATAGCGAGAGAGATCGATTTAACCATTTAA
- the truA gene encoding tRNA pseudouridine(38-40) synthase TruA: MRVLVNISYQGSQFLGFQIQQNGRTVQQQFERILKRMHKHHVRIQATSRTDRGVHAIQQYFHFDSELNISEQQWKYVMNRALPDDVYVKDVRFVDEAFHCRYDCVGKSYRYKVYQSPHKDPFQSGLKTYIPDTLDIDKMDRAAQLFIGTHDFTGFCSQKTEIESKVRTLYNSRIKKTTDGFDYIVTGSGFLYNMVRVLMAFLIEVGKGKREPEEVPYLLELKDRNQIPFTAPAEGLYLEKIYFTSEELKNDYGHDIEIHQKNSSKNI, translated from the coding sequence ATGCGCGTTTTGGTAAATATTTCGTATCAAGGAAGCCAGTTTCTTGGTTTTCAAATACAGCAAAATGGTAGAACAGTACAACAACAATTCGAAAGAATATTAAAAAGAATGCACAAACATCATGTTCGTATACAGGCCACAAGTCGCACAGATAGAGGCGTACATGCCATACAACAATATTTTCACTTTGATTCAGAATTAAATATTTCTGAGCAACAATGGAAATATGTTATGAATCGTGCTTTGCCAGATGATGTATATGTCAAAGACGTCAGGTTTGTTGATGAAGCTTTTCATTGTAGATATGATTGTGTAGGAAAATCCTATCGCTATAAAGTTTATCAATCGCCACATAAGGATCCATTTCAAAGTGGGTTAAAAACATATATACCAGATACATTAGATATTGATAAAATGGACCGTGCAGCGCAATTATTTATAGGTACACATGATTTTACTGGTTTTTGTTCTCAAAAAACAGAGATAGAAAGTAAAGTGCGCACATTATATAATAGTAGAATTAAAAAAACAACAGATGGCTTTGATTATATTGTAACTGGCTCTGGTTTCCTATATAATATGGTACGTGTGTTAATGGCTTTTCTAATAGAAGTTGGCAAAGGAAAACGGGAACCTGAAGAAGTACCATATTTATTAGAATTGAAAGATCGTAATCAAATTCCGTTCACAGCGCCGGCAGAAGGATTATATTTAGAAAAAATATATTTTACTTCTGAAGAACTAAAAAATGATTATGGCCATGATATAGAAATACATCAAAAAAATTCATCGAAAAATATCTAA